A window of the Blastopirellula sediminis genome harbors these coding sequences:
- a CDS encoding Gfo/Idh/MocA family protein, whose translation MSLGFAIVGCGMIADFHARAIADLRGAKLVACYSRNGERAAEFASKHGCAAYSDLDQMLADPAVDIVSICTPSGAHMEPGVAAARAGKHVIIEKPLEITLKRCDKLISECEKAGVKLSTIFPSRFHGPSVELKKAIEAGRFGTLTMGDAYVKWFRTQAYYDSGAWRGTWALDGGGALMNQAIHSVDLLCWLMGDVEEISAYTSLLAHERIEVEDVAVASLKFKSGALGVIQASTASYPGFLKRIEISGSQGSAIMEEEDLKKWEFAKMTKKDQAIQERLAGKTHTGGGAADPKAIGHHGHTAQFKDFVDAIKKDREPLINGPEGRRAVEVILAIYKAAETGKSVQLPLKSDPVLKARSGK comes from the coding sequence ATGTCGCTCGGCTTTGCCATCGTCGGTTGTGGAATGATCGCCGATTTCCACGCTCGCGCTATCGCGGACCTACGCGGCGCCAAACTGGTCGCCTGCTACTCGCGTAACGGCGAGCGTGCCGCTGAATTCGCTTCCAAACATGGCTGCGCCGCCTACTCCGACCTCGACCAGATGCTGGCCGATCCGGCGGTCGACATCGTCTCGATCTGCACCCCGAGCGGCGCTCATATGGAGCCCGGCGTTGCGGCGGCTCGCGCCGGCAAGCACGTGATCATCGAGAAGCCGCTCGAAATCACCCTGAAGCGCTGCGACAAGCTGATCAGCGAATGTGAAAAGGCAGGGGTCAAACTCTCGACGATCTTCCCCTCGCGGTTCCATGGCCCGTCGGTCGAGCTGAAAAAAGCGATCGAAGCGGGGCGTTTCGGGACGCTGACGATGGGGGACGCCTACGTCAAATGGTTCCGCACCCAAGCCTATTACGACAGCGGCGCGTGGCGCGGCACGTGGGCGTTGGACGGCGGCGGCGCCTTGATGAATCAAGCGATTCACAGCGTCGACCTCCTCTGTTGGTTGATGGGGGATGTCGAGGAGATCTCGGCCTACACGTCGTTGCTCGCCCACGAGCGGATTGAAGTCGAAGACGTCGCGGTCGCTTCGCTGAAGTTCAAGAGTGGGGCGCTCGGCGTGATCCAAGCGTCGACGGCGTCGTATCCTGGCTTCCTGAAGCGGATCGAAATCAGCGGCTCGCAAGGCTCGGCCATCATGGAAGAGGAAGACCTGAAAAAGTGGGAATTCGCCAAGATGACCAAGAAGGATCAAGCGATCCAGGAACGTCTGGCCGGCAAAACCCATACCGGCGGCGGGGCGGCTGACCCGAAGGCGATCGGCCACCATGGCCACACCGCCCAGTTCAAGGATTTCGTCGACGCGATCAAAAAGGATCGCGAGCCGCTGATCAACGGCCCGGAAGGTCGCCGAGCGGTCGAAGTGATCCTGGCGATCTACAAAGCGGCCGAGACCGGCAAATCGGTCCAATTGCCGCTGAAATCGGACCCGGTGCTGAAAGCCCGCAGCGGAAAATAG
- the ispG gene encoding (E)-4-hydroxy-3-methylbut-2-enyl-diphosphate synthase, whose product MQIQRNSTRRVAIGSIAIGDGNPIAVQSMTATKTQDIDATVAQVRALEAAGADVVRIAVDSKKDAEALAEIRKQTSANLSVDLQENYRLAELVAPHVDKVRYNPGHLYHHERTKPWKEKVEYLVGVAKDNDCAMRIGVNCGSVDPDKLLMYDPEDSITPMLESALEHCAHLDSLGFTRYCVSLKDSDPKKVIEVNKLFADKRPDVPLHLGVTEAGMPPDGIIKTRIAFEQLISRGIGDTIRVSLTVPNPRKPEEIAAGRQILADIAAGRVRSVVDYGLSTLNIISCPSCSRVENEAFVELAEQVRDMTQYAKEHDITIAVMGCRVNGPGETDDADLGLWCGPNFVNLKRGGEELGAFPYDEILGKLKHELDALIATRVGAN is encoded by the coding sequence GTGCAAATTCAGCGAAATTCGACTCGCCGGGTCGCGATTGGTTCGATCGCCATCGGCGATGGCAATCCGATTGCCGTCCAAAGCATGACCGCCACCAAGACGCAGGACATCGACGCAACCGTCGCGCAAGTCCGGGCGCTCGAGGCCGCCGGTGCGGATGTGGTGCGGATTGCGGTCGACAGTAAGAAGGACGCCGAAGCGCTGGCCGAAATTCGCAAACAAACCTCCGCCAACCTGTCGGTCGACCTGCAAGAGAATTACCGCTTGGCCGAACTGGTCGCTCCCCACGTCGACAAGGTCCGCTACAACCCTGGTCACTTATACCACCATGAGCGAACCAAGCCGTGGAAGGAAAAGGTGGAGTACCTGGTCGGCGTCGCCAAGGACAACGACTGTGCGATGCGGATTGGCGTTAACTGCGGCAGCGTCGATCCCGACAAGCTGTTGATGTACGATCCGGAAGATTCGATCACGCCGATGCTGGAAAGCGCGCTGGAACATTGCGCCCACCTCGATTCGCTCGGCTTCACACGCTACTGCGTCTCGCTGAAGGACTCTGACCCGAAAAAGGTGATCGAGGTCAACAAGCTCTTCGCCGACAAACGCCCGGACGTGCCGCTCCATCTGGGCGTGACCGAAGCCGGTATGCCGCCGGATGGGATCATCAAAACGCGGATCGCCTTTGAACAACTGATCAGCCGCGGCATCGGCGATACGATTCGCGTTTCGCTGACCGTGCCGAACCCCCGCAAGCCGGAAGAGATCGCCGCCGGACGGCAGATCCTGGCCGACATCGCCGCGGGACGCGTGCGAAGCGTCGTTGATTACGGCCTCAGCACCCTGAACATCATCAGCTGCCCGAGCTGCTCACGGGTCGAAAACGAAGCGTTCGTCGAACTTGCCGAGCAAGTTCGGGATATGACGCAGTACGCCAAAGAACATGACATCACGATCGCCGTGATGGGGTGCCGCGTCAACGGACCGGGCGAAACTGATGACGCCGACCTGGGACTGTGGTGCGGCCCGAACTTCGTCAATCTGAAACGCGGCGGCGAAGAGCTGGGAGCGTTTCCGTACGACGAGATCCTCGGCAAGCTGAAACATGAACTAGACGCGTTGATTGCGACTCGGGTTGGCGCCAACTAG
- a CDS encoding DUF6891 domain-containing protein, which produces MSEEVPWSDQTRRELRESISQFLLGQLRLKRNDAEEILDNCCQMFVEEGPPEEEEEDFEQFAEAELERIAAELAAEEATWPDETDCDRLDRVESKLRDQGIMLWQVSPCCDSCTVSELSYRIDEIERRFPGFKDRVRGYAFFIDQTMPEMLAEKTELTVYLGYGWISTDQAEVAPDLYEANALGIAQEVCRCLQDEGLEPNWDGSFSRKIGVSLNWRRRETIE; this is translated from the coding sequence ATGAGTGAAGAAGTACCGTGGAGCGACCAGACGCGGCGGGAGCTGCGCGAGTCGATCAGCCAGTTTCTGCTGGGACAACTCCGTCTCAAGCGAAATGACGCCGAAGAAATCCTCGACAATTGCTGCCAGATGTTTGTCGAGGAGGGGCCGCCCGAGGAAGAAGAGGAAGATTTCGAGCAGTTCGCTGAAGCGGAGTTGGAACGAATCGCAGCTGAACTTGCGGCGGAAGAGGCGACCTGGCCCGACGAGACCGACTGCGATCGCCTTGATCGCGTTGAATCGAAGTTGCGCGACCAAGGAATCATGCTGTGGCAGGTCTCCCCTTGCTGCGATTCGTGCACCGTCAGCGAACTGTCGTATCGGATCGACGAAATCGAGCGTCGATTTCCCGGCTTTAAAGATCGCGTACGGGGATACGCCTTCTTCATTGATCAAACGATGCCCGAGATGCTGGCCGAAAAGACCGAGTTGACGGTCTACTTGGGCTATGGTTGGATTTCGACCGACCAGGCGGAAGTGGCGCCGGATCTCTACGAAGCGAACGCCCTCGGCATCGCTCAGGAGGTTTGTCGTTGTTTGCAGGACGAGGGGCTAGAACCGAATTGGGATGGAAGTTTTTCCCGTAAGATTGGCGTTTCCTTAAATTGGCGACGCCGCGAGACAATCGAATGA
- a CDS encoding Rieske (2Fe-2S) protein, with the protein MPNWVHAAHVDDVPADCGLELVIASRIIGLYRVGDQFFAMDGICAHQGGPVAKGGICGSIVTCPWHGWQYDVTTGKHELSEIRQQTFPIERRGDELFIDMQVPGI; encoded by the coding sequence ATGCCAAATTGGGTTCATGCTGCGCACGTTGACGACGTCCCCGCCGACTGCGGATTGGAATTGGTGATCGCCAGTCGCATCATCGGACTCTATCGCGTGGGAGATCAATTCTTCGCGATGGATGGCATCTGCGCACATCAAGGAGGCCCCGTCGCCAAAGGGGGCATCTGCGGTTCGATCGTCACATGTCCCTGGCATGGCTGGCAATACGACGTAACGACCGGCAAGCATGAGTTGAGCGAAATTCGCCAGCAAACTTTTCCGATCGAACGTCGCGGCGACGAGCTGTTTATTGATATGCAAGTCCCCGGTATCTAG
- a CDS encoding lysophospholipid acyltransferase family protein produces the protein MSLKIVLDYLVYVAVRLTICIVQAIPLDRCAAIARFLAWLVSDVLKIRAKLLDSNLRHAFPEMSAAERKKLARRTWRHLLLMVCEIAHAPRKIHETNWRDYVDLKNADDKIRLLLSKRPVVILLGHLGNFEMMGYIAGILGFPTYTVARPLDNQFLHDFVQRFRGATGQFILPKQGSANFIEKTLQSGGTLGLLCDQNAGPKGCWVEFMGRPASCHKAISLFSMGSGAPLVMSYFRRTDRPMHFEMGIQGIYDPATADPQLGVKELAMWYNSHLEAMIRRNPDQYWWIHNRWRDDRPQKQKKTPAAATTAATETEGARRAA, from the coding sequence GTGAGTCTAAAGATAGTATTGGATTATCTGGTCTATGTCGCGGTTCGCTTGACGATTTGCATCGTCCAGGCGATTCCGCTCGATCGCTGCGCCGCAATCGCCCGATTTCTGGCCTGGCTGGTCAGCGACGTGTTGAAGATTCGCGCGAAGCTGCTCGACTCGAATCTCCGGCATGCCTTTCCCGAAATGTCGGCCGCTGAGCGGAAGAAGCTCGCTCGCCGAACCTGGCGACATCTGCTGCTGATGGTTTGCGAAATCGCGCATGCCCCGCGCAAGATTCACGAAACGAACTGGCGCGACTACGTCGACCTGAAAAACGCCGACGATAAGATTCGCCTGTTGCTGTCGAAACGTCCGGTGGTGATTCTCTTGGGGCACCTCGGCAACTTCGAGATGATGGGCTACATCGCCGGCATTCTCGGTTTTCCGACCTACACGGTGGCTCGTCCGCTCGATAACCAGTTCCTGCATGATTTCGTCCAACGGTTTCGTGGGGCGACAGGGCAGTTCATCCTGCCGAAGCAGGGAAGCGCCAACTTCATCGAGAAAACGCTGCAATCGGGCGGAACGCTCGGTCTGCTCTGCGATCAAAACGCTGGGCCGAAAGGTTGCTGGGTCGAATTCATGGGACGCCCGGCGTCGTGCCACAAAGCGATCTCGCTCTTCTCGATGGGAAGCGGCGCTCCGCTGGTAATGAGCTACTTCCGCCGCACCGATCGCCCGATGCACTTTGAAATGGGAATCCAAGGAATCTACGATCCCGCCACCGCTGATCCCCAACTGGGGGTCAAAGAGTTGGCGATGTGGTACAATAGTCATCTCGAAGCGATGATTCGTCGCAATCCCGATCAATACTGGTGGATCCACAATCGTTGGCGCGACGACCGTCCGCAAAAGCAGAAGAAAACTCCTGCCGCTGCGACGACCGCCGCTACCGAGACCGAAGGCGCACGCCGCGCCGCCTAG
- a CDS encoding DUF1570 domain-containing protein, translated as MSCGLILRLGLLTAFCGLAGCALWNRPTPSTLVMPTIASGNLVIIADFPLPEDEAARQQVESLRGDLAQTLQVPMEDVPIQVHLYRNESDYREVIAQRFPQLNGRRAVFVNDSSGTHIYAHWSDHVVTDLRHELTHAYLHANVGQIPLWLDEGLAEYFEVPPQPGRINPEHLPTLNGALQNGGWRPNLDRLSTLDRPEAMTRLDYAEAWLWTHYLLSGPQRGLITSKLAAESRHELVDPISLRIRHGNPNAEIAATQYLVAISQR; from the coding sequence GTGTCGTGCGGCCTGATTTTACGGCTTGGTTTGCTTACCGCATTCTGCGGACTGGCAGGCTGCGCCCTCTGGAATCGACCGACGCCGAGCACGCTGGTGATGCCGACGATCGCGTCGGGCAACCTGGTGATCATCGCCGACTTCCCGCTTCCCGAAGATGAAGCGGCCCGCCAACAGGTCGAATCGCTCCGGGGAGATCTCGCCCAGACGTTACAAGTGCCGATGGAAGACGTGCCGATCCAGGTGCACTTGTATCGCAACGAAAGCGACTACCGCGAGGTGATCGCCCAGCGATTTCCGCAACTGAACGGCCGCCGCGCGGTCTTTGTGAACGACTCGAGCGGGACGCACATTTACGCTCACTGGTCGGATCATGTGGTAACCGATCTGCGTCATGAACTGACGCACGCTTACCTGCACGCCAACGTCGGTCAGATTCCGTTGTGGCTCGACGAAGGTCTGGCTGAGTACTTTGAAGTTCCACCGCAGCCGGGACGGATCAATCCAGAACATCTGCCGACCTTAAACGGCGCCCTGCAAAACGGCGGTTGGCGTCCGAATCTGGATCGACTGTCGACGCTTGATCGCCCGGAAGCGATGACGCGACTCGACTACGCCGAAGCTTGGCTCTGGACGCACTACCTTTTGTCCGGTCCGCAGCGCGGTTTGATCACTTCGAAGTTGGCGGCGGAAAGTCGCCATGAACTGGTCGACCCGATTTCGCTGCGGATCCGCCATGGCAATCCGAATGCGGAGATCGCCGCGACCCAGTACTTGGTCGCGATCTCGCAGCGCTAG
- a CDS encoding Hint domain-containing protein — translation MSSRKYVVVAVLALLGLFGLTAADSLAAETYELASDVFTPGIRISSAPQPICKFQLAVRKVGDDRYSGTLTLTQAAPAIDDFGNVNMGNAAPPLKLDCTMGFVKKQSFTMNPGGPPPETQEWMLYRLTGPKISNPLYISAPDGSLRSCRLVIWSDKPAPLAVVWLREPPLPLPCHPGCFPAGTMVVVPGGEKRVDAIQVGDPVMTVGADGNVTPQKVADVFVTRNRLVEVIADAGKLTTTETQPLCHVTQGFRAAGELQAGDRIWLWRDEKKSESVVREVKPTDRIEPVFNLVVDEGVVFIAGGFLARCKPPAIVEGDPVASKHVGAVAKPGHAHHHKQP, via the coding sequence ATGTCTAGTCGCAAATATGTCGTCGTCGCGGTGCTCGCACTTCTTGGGCTCTTTGGTTTGACGGCGGCTGACTCGCTTGCCGCCGAAACGTATGAATTAGCGTCCGACGTTTTTACTCCGGGCATACGCATCAGCAGTGCGCCGCAGCCGATCTGCAAGTTTCAATTGGCGGTTCGCAAAGTTGGCGACGACCGCTACTCCGGCACGCTGACGCTGACTCAGGCCGCTCCCGCCATCGACGATTTCGGCAACGTCAACATGGGAAACGCAGCGCCGCCGCTGAAGCTCGATTGCACGATGGGCTTCGTCAAAAAGCAGAGCTTCACCATGAATCCGGGCGGACCTCCTCCGGAGACTCAAGAGTGGATGCTTTATCGGTTGACCGGTCCGAAGATCAGCAACCCGCTCTATATCTCGGCGCCTGACGGCAGTCTGCGCAGCTGCCGACTTGTGATCTGGAGCGACAAGCCGGCGCCGCTGGCGGTCGTTTGGCTGCGCGAGCCGCCGTTGCCGCTGCCATGCCACCCTGGCTGTTTTCCGGCCGGCACAATGGTCGTTGTTCCGGGAGGCGAAAAGCGGGTCGACGCGATTCAAGTCGGTGATCCCGTCATGACGGTAGGCGCTGACGGAAATGTAACGCCGCAGAAAGTGGCCGACGTCTTCGTTACCCGCAACCGACTGGTTGAGGTGATCGCCGACGCTGGGAAGCTGACGACGACCGAGACGCAGCCTCTTTGTCACGTTACGCAAGGGTTCCGCGCGGCGGGCGAATTGCAAGCCGGAGATCGCATCTGGTTATGGCGGGATGAAAAGAAAAGCGAAAGCGTCGTTCGCGAAGTGAAGCCGACCGACCGAATCGAGCCGGTCTTCAATCTGGTCGTCGACGAAGGAGTGGTATTCATCGCCGGTGGATTTCTGGCTCGCTGCAAACCGCCCGCAATTGTCGAGGGAGATCCGGTTGCGTCGAAACATGTTGGCGCGGTCGCGAAGCCAGGGCATGCGCATCACCACAAGCAGCCTTAG
- a CDS encoding tRNA (cytidine(34)-2'-O)-methyltransferase yields MKYSPLLHIVLHNPEIPPNTGNIGRTCVAIGAKLWLVKPLGFRVDDRELKRAGMDYWQHLEWEVVEDWAHLRERLPSKRLFYLTKTAKRSYTTVDFQLEDAIVLGAESKGLPPELLNETPENNISVPMRTEVRSLNLSATAATVAYEAVRQLTLAGQAKLPIGESPIG; encoded by the coding sequence TTGAAATACTCTCCGCTGCTCCATATCGTTCTCCACAATCCGGAAATCCCCCCCAATACTGGCAACATTGGCCGCACCTGCGTCGCGATTGGGGCCAAGTTATGGCTGGTCAAACCGCTTGGCTTTCGGGTCGACGATCGCGAACTGAAGCGGGCCGGGATGGACTATTGGCAGCACCTGGAATGGGAGGTGGTCGAAGACTGGGCTCATCTGCGGGAACGTCTTCCCAGCAAGCGACTCTTCTACCTCACGAAAACGGCGAAACGATCCTACACGACGGTCGACTTCCAGTTGGAAGACGCAATTGTTCTGGGCGCCGAGTCGAAAGGGCTGCCGCCGGAGTTGCTTAATGAAACGCCGGAAAACAACATCTCGGTCCCGATGCGAACCGAAGTTCGCAGCTTGAACCTGTCCGCCACCGCCGCAACGGTCGCCTACGAAGCGGTCCGCCAACTGACCTTGGCCGGTCAGGCGAAACTTCCGATCGGCGAATCGCCGATTGGTTAA